From a single Arachis hypogaea cultivar Tifrunner chromosome 3, arahy.Tifrunner.gnm2.J5K5, whole genome shotgun sequence genomic region:
- the LOC112789016 gene encoding alanine--tRNA ligase translates to MRRGFFGAANNRNCFTKPPLISSSVFTLLKPFCAIASSSARSLPTSVASAAAMPGSDSPNREWPAKRVRDTFFKFFEEKRHVYWRSSPVVPFNDPTLLFANAGMNQFKPIFLGTVDPNTALSKLTRAYNTQKCIRAGGKHNDLDDVGKDTYHHTFFEMLGNWSFGDYFKEEAITWAWELLTKVYKLPSDRIYATYFGGDENAGLVPDNEARDIWLKFLPPGRVLPFGCKDNFWEMGETGPCGPCTEVHFDRIGNREASSLVNNDDPTLIEIWNLVFIQYNREADASLKPLPAKHVDTGLGFERLTSVLQNKMSNYDTDVFLPIFDAIQLETGARPYSGKVGPDDADKVDMAYRVVADHIRTLSFAIADGSRPGNDGREYVLRRILRRAVRYGREVLKAKEGFFNRLVSVVVKVMGDVFPELKQQEAHIRDVIEEEEESFGRTLIKGIEKFNNAVQHVQDKQLSGEEAFVLWDTYGFPIDLTKLMAEEKGLTVDEDGYNKALEAARERSRNAQATQAGGAIIMDADATSVLHRRGIAPTDDSFKYVWFKDHESVVKAIYTGSEFVESVETDGDIGVVLESTSFYAEQGGQIFDTGSLEGPHASFKVHNVQVFGGFVLHIGSNGNGISVGDKVVCKVDYGRRSLIAPNHTCTHMLNFALREVLGDHVDQKGSIVLPEKLRFDFSHGKPVDPDNLRKIESIVNEQIRDELDVNAKEATLAEAKRINGLRAVFGEVYPDPVRVVSIGEKVEDLLADPENKKWLSISSELCGGTHISNTREAKAFALLSEEGIAKGIRRITAVTTDRASDAIRVANEFEQHVDNAAKLEGSSLEEKVLYLKSNVETLSIPAAKKADIKNKIVQLQDRVRKAQKQIAEENKRKAVTITAEKAELAASDGKTFCVSQVEVGLDVNAVREAVTKVMEQKGISVMVFSTDKSTNKAVVCAGVPEKGDKGKLDVTEWLTNALGPLKGRCGKGKGGLATGQGTDASHVSEAMDLATSFASMKLT, encoded by the exons ATGAGAAGAGGATTTTTTGGAGCTGCCAATAACCGTAACTGCTTCACTAAGCCGCCACTCATTTCCAGCTCCGTCTTCACTCTTCTCAAACCCTTCTGCGCCATCGCGTCTTCCTCCGCCAGATCTCTTCCTACTTCCGTCGCTTCCGCCGCCGCGATGCCTGGTTCTGACTCGCCCAACCGGGAGTGGCCGGCGAAGCGCGTGAGGGACACTTTCTTTAAGTTCTTCGAAGAAAAGCGCCATGTCTACTGGCGGTCCAGTCCCGTTGTTCCATTCAATGACCCTACCCTATTGTTCGCCAACGCTG GTATGAACCAGTTCAAGCCAATATTTTTGGGGACTGTGGATCCCAACACTGCCTTGAGCAAGCTCACTCGTGCCTATAATACCCAAAAGTGTATTCGTGCTGGTGGTAAACACAATGACCTTGACGATGTAGGGAAAGATACCTACCACCACACATTCTTTGAAATGCTGGGAAATTGGTCGTTTGGAGATTACTTCAAAGAAGAAGCTATTACTTGGGCATGGGAACTTCTAACAAAA GTCTATAAATTACCATCAGATCGCATTTATGCTACATATTTTGGTGGTGACGAAAACGCTGGTCTTGTCCCTGATAATGAGGCTAGAGATATATGGCTAAAGTTTTTGCCTCCTGGACGTGTGCTTCCTTTTGGCTGTAAA GACAATTTCTGGGAGATGGGTGAGACTGGCCCTTGTGGACCTTGCACCGAAGTACATTTTGATCGAATTGGAAACCGTGAAGCTTCATCATTAGTTAATAATGATGATCCTACATTAATTGAGATATGGAACCTTGTCTTTATTCAG TATAATAGGGAGGCCGATGCTTCTCTTAAACCTCTTCCAGCAAAGCATGTTGATACCGGCTTGGGTTTTGAACGTTTGACATCTGTACTACAAAACAAAATGAGCAATTATGACACTGATGTCTTCTTGCCAATCTTTGATGCTATTCAGTTG GAAACTGGTGCTAGGCCATATTCTGGTAAGGTTGGGCCAGATGATGCAGATAAAGTTGACATGGCATACAGGGTTGTTGCAGACCACATCAGAACTCTATCATTTGCTATTGCTGATGGGTCTCGTCCTG GCAACGATGGCCGGGAGTATGTTCTTAGGCGTATTCTCCGTCGTGCAGTTCGGTATGGCCGTGAAGTTCTAAAAGCTAAGGAGGGGTTTTTTAACAG GCTTGTAAGTGTTGTGGTCAAGGTGATGGGCGATGTTTTCCCTGAGCTAAAACAACAGGAGGCACACATCAGGGATGTaattgaagaggaggaggaaagttTTGGCAGAACCTTAATTAAG GGGATTGAGAAATTTAATAATGCTGTTCAACATGTTCAGGACAAACAGCTGAGTGGAGAG GAAGCATTTGTCCTCTGGGATACATATGGGTTCCCAATAGATCTCACTAAG CTGATGGCTGAAGAAAAAGGTTTAACTGTTGATGAAGATGGATATAATAAGGCCTTGGAGGCTGCAAGAGAGCGATCAAGGAATGCTCAAGCAACG CAAGCAGGTGGTGCCATTATCATGGATGCTGATGCTACCTCAGTGTTGCATAGAAGGGGCATTGCTCCAACTGATGATAGCTTCAAATATGTTTGGTTCAAG GACCACGAGAGCGTGGTGAAAGCAATATACACTGGTTCTGAGTTTGTTGAATCTGTTGAAACTGATGGTGACATTGGTGTCGTTCTTGAATCTACAAGTTTCTATGCTGAACAAGGTGGTCAG ATTTTCGACACTGGATCACTGGAGGGTCCACATGCATCATTCAAAGTTCACAACGTACAAGTATTTGGAGGTTTTGTTCTCCACATTGGTTCTAATGGGAATGGAATCTCTGTTGGTGACAAAGTAGTATGCAAG GTTGATTATGGTAGGCGTTCCCTTATAGCCCCCAACCATACCTGCACACACATGTTAAACTTTGCTCTTAGG GAAGTACTTGGGGATCATGTTGACCAGAAAGGATCCATTGTTCTTCCTGAAAAATTGAGATTTGATTTTTCTCATG GCAAGCCTGTTGATCCCGACAATTTGAGGAAAATCGAATCAATTGTTAATGAGCAAATTAGGGATGAATTAGATGTCAATGCAAAGGAGGCAACTCTTGCTGAAGCCAAGCGTATTAATGGCTTACGAGCTGTGTTTGGAGAA GTTTATCCTGATCCCGTAAGAGTTGTATCAATCGGAGAAAAAGTTGAGGATCTCCTTGCCGACCCTGAAAATAAAAAATGGTTATCTATTTCATCAGAATTATGTGGTG GCACCCATATATCAAACACAAGAGAGGCCAAAGCTTTTGCTCTTTTATCTGAGGAGGGAATTGCAAAGGGAATACGCAGAATAACAGCTGTGACAACTGATCGTGCTTCTGATGCAATAAGAGTTGCAAATGAATTTGAGCAACACGTAGACAATGCAGCCAAGTTAGAGGGAAGTTCACTGGAAGAG AAAGTTTTGTACCTGAAAAGCAATGTGGAAACCTTATCTATTCCTGCAGCCAAGAAAGCTGACATAAAGAACAAGATAGTCCAACTTCAG GATCGGGTGAGAAAAGCACAAAAGCAAATTGCTGAAGAAAATAAACGTAAAGCTGTGACGATTACAGCtgagaaggctgaacttgctgcATCAGATGGGAAAACATTTTGTGTGTCCCAGGTTGAAGTTGGTCTGGATGTAAACGCAGTGCGTGAAGCAGTTACAAAAGTCATGGAGCAGAAG GGTATATCTGTTATGGTATTTAGCACTGACAAGTCTACAAACAAGGCTGTAGTTTGTGCTGGCGTGCCGGAGAAAGGTGATAAAGGCAAGCTGGATGTTACAGAGTGGTTAACCAACGCTTTAGGGCCTCTGAAAGGGAGATGCGGTAAAGGAAAAGGTGGTCTTGCAACAGGCCAG GGTACAGATGCATCACATGTAAGTGAGGCTATGGATCTTGCAACATCATTTGCATCAATGAAATTGACTTAA